In Vibrio marisflavi CECT 7928, the following are encoded in one genomic region:
- the atpE gene encoding F0F1 ATP synthase subunit C — MDIVSAVLYVAGALLIGLGAAGAAAGIGNLAGKYLEGVARQPDLTPMLRTQFFIMMGLVDAVPMIGVGIGLYIIFAVA; from the coding sequence ATGGATATTGTAAGTGCAGTTCTATACGTTGCTGGTGCTCTACTAATTGGTTTGGGTGCAGCAGGCGCCGCTGCCGGTATCGGTAATCTAGCTGGTAAATACTTAGAAGGTGTTGCTCGCCAACCAGACCTTACTCCTATGCTACGTACTCAATTCTTCATCATGATGGGTCTTGTTGATGCGGTTCCTATGATTGGTGTTGGTATCGGTCTATATATCATCTTTGCGGTAGCGTAA
- a CDS encoding F0F1 ATP synthase subunit B produces the protein MNLNATMLGQAISFVIFVLLCMKYVWPPLSQMLEERQKDVAEGLRNTEMAAKELALAKENGSQLIEDAKKDVSKMIAQGQKRREQIIEEAIQEAEKEKARIIAQGEAEVESEKNRVRQELKDEMADLVINSAQKLINKNLDTDSNRALVDQLIKDI, from the coding sequence ATGAACTTAAATGCAACCATGTTAGGCCAGGCAATATCGTTTGTGATATTTGTCTTGCTATGTATGAAGTATGTCTGGCCGCCGCTTAGCCAAATGCTAGAAGAGCGCCAGAAAGACGTTGCCGAAGGCCTTCGTAACACTGAAATGGCAGCTAAAGAATTAGCGCTGGCTAAAGAAAACGGTAGTCAACTTATTGAAGATGCAAAAAAAGATGTCAGTAAGATGATTGCTCAAGGCCAGAAACGCCGTGAACAAATTATCGAAGAAGCCATTCAAGAGGCAGAAAAAGAAAAAGCCCGCATTATTGCTCAGGGTGAAGCCGAAGTAGAAAGCGAGAAGAATCGCGTTCGCCAAGAACTAAAAGACGAAATGGCTGATCTTGTTATCAATAGTGCGCAGAAACTGATCAATAAAAACTTGGATACGGATTCGAACCGTGCTCTTGTTGATCAATTGATCAAAGATATTTAG
- a CDS encoding F0F1 ATP synthase subunit delta, whose amino-acid sequence MSDLKTIAYPYAKAAFEFAKEKQTLDEWLSMLTVVVDVIEQPQVAAQVKNLEQGGKTESDEFLHFLFSVCQGFLDDHVQNLVKVMAENQRLIAVRDVLSVFEELKNENDKMLDATVVSSEPLSEEQLEALTKSLEKKLDRKVSLVNEVDSELVGGIVVKAGELVIDGSLKSSIHRLATSLHM is encoded by the coding sequence ATGTCCGATTTAAAAACCATTGCTTACCCATATGCTAAGGCAGCTTTTGAGTTTGCAAAAGAAAAGCAAACTCTTGACGAGTGGCTTTCGATGCTGACAGTTGTTGTCGATGTAATCGAGCAACCGCAAGTTGCTGCCCAAGTAAAAAACCTTGAACAAGGTGGGAAAACAGAATCTGATGAATTCCTTCATTTTCTATTTTCCGTGTGCCAAGGCTTTCTCGATGATCATGTGCAAAACCTAGTAAAGGTGATGGCAGAGAACCAACGCTTAATCGCTGTGCGCGATGTACTGAGCGTTTTTGAAGAGCTAAAGAACGAAAACGACAAAATGTTAGATGCGACCGTTGTTTCCTCTGAGCCGTTGAGCGAAGAGCAACTTGAGGCGCTAACGAAATCTCTAGAGAAAAAGCTAGATAGAAAAGTTTCGTTAGTGAATGAAGTTGACAGCGAATTGGTCGGCGGCATTGTGGTCAAGGCTGGCGAACTCGTCATCGACGGTTCTTTGAAGTCTTCTATCCATCGTCTTGCAACTAGCTTGCACATGTAA
- the atpA gene encoding F0F1 ATP synthase subunit alpha — protein sequence MQLNSTEISDLIKERIATFDVSSQARNEGTIVSISDGIITINGLADVMQGEMIELPGGRYALALNLERHSVGAVVMGPYADLSEGMKVTGTGRILEVPVGPSLLGRVVNTLGQPIDGKGEIKTDLFNAVEIIAPGVIDRKSVDQPIQTGYKAVDSMVPIGRGQRELIIGDRQTGKTAMAIDAIINQKDSGVKCVYVAIGQKASTIANVVRKLEEHGALENTIVVVASASESAALQYLAPYAGCTMGEYFRDRGEDALIVYDDLSKQAVAYRQISLLLKRPPGREAFPGDVFYLHSRLLERAARVNEEYVERFTNGEVKGKTGSLTALPIIETQAGDVSAFVPTNVISITDGQIFLQTQLFNAGLRPAVDPGISVSRVGGAAQTKIIKKLSGGIRTALAQYRELAAFAQFSSDLDEATKKQLDHGERVTELMKQKQYAPMSVAEQATIVFAAEKGYLTGVELSRVGSFEEGLLAHAKSNAPELLKTINETGNYNDDIQAQLTKLLDDFVALQSW from the coding sequence ATGCAATTAAATTCAACAGAAATTAGCGATTTAATCAAAGAACGAATCGCAACCTTCGATGTGAGCAGTCAAGCCCGCAATGAAGGCACTATCGTGTCAATCAGCGACGGTATCATCACTATCAACGGCCTAGCCGACGTCATGCAAGGCGAGATGATTGAATTGCCAGGTGGCCGTTACGCACTAGCACTTAACCTTGAGCGTCACTCAGTAGGTGCGGTTGTAATGGGCCCATACGCTGATTTAAGCGAAGGCATGAAAGTAACAGGTACTGGCCGTATCCTAGAAGTTCCAGTAGGTCCTTCTCTATTAGGTCGTGTAGTAAACACGCTAGGTCAGCCAATTGATGGCAAAGGCGAAATCAAAACAGATTTATTTAACGCGGTAGAAATCATTGCTCCAGGCGTTATCGATCGTAAATCTGTAGACCAGCCAATCCAAACTGGTTATAAAGCCGTTGACTCAATGGTGCCAATCGGCCGTGGTCAGCGTGAGCTTATCATCGGTGACCGTCAGACTGGTAAAACAGCAATGGCGATCGATGCGATCATTAACCAGAAAGATTCTGGCGTTAAATGTGTATACGTTGCAATTGGTCAAAAAGCATCAACTATCGCAAACGTTGTACGCAAGCTAGAAGAGCACGGTGCACTGGAAAACACCATTGTTGTTGTAGCATCTGCTTCTGAATCAGCAGCTCTACAATACCTAGCACCTTATGCAGGTTGTACAATGGGTGAATACTTCCGTGACCGCGGTGAAGATGCACTTATCGTATACGATGATTTGTCAAAGCAAGCTGTTGCTTACCGTCAAATCTCACTTCTTCTAAAACGTCCACCGGGCCGTGAAGCATTCCCTGGTGACGTATTCTACCTCCACTCACGTCTACTTGAGCGTGCAGCTCGTGTAAACGAAGAGTACGTAGAGCGTTTCACTAACGGTGAAGTAAAAGGTAAGACTGGTTCTTTAACAGCGCTACCTATCATCGAAACGCAAGCGGGTGACGTATCGGCGTTCGTACCGACTAACGTAATCTCGATTACAGATGGTCAGATCTTCTTACAGACTCAGCTATTCAACGCAGGTCTACGCCCAGCTGTTGACCCAGGTATCTCGGTATCTCGTGTTGGTGGTGCTGCGCAAACTAAGATCATCAAGAAACTATCTGGTGGTATCCGTACCGCACTAGCTCAATATCGTGAATTGGCAGCGTTTGCTCAGTTCTCATCTGACCTAGATGAAGCAACTAAGAAACAGCTTGACCACGGTGAGCGTGTTACTGAATTGATGAAGCAAAAGCAATACGCACCAATGTCTGTAGCAGAGCAAGCGACTATCGTCTTCGCAGCTGAAAAAGGCTATCTAACTGGTGTTGAGTTGTCTCGAGTTGGTTCATTTGAAGAAGGTCTTCTAGCGCACGCGAAATCAAACGCGCCTGAGCTACTTAAGACTATCAATGAGACTGGAAATTACAACGATGATATCCAAGCTCAGCTAACCAAGCTTCTAGATGATTTTGTTGCTTTGCAGTCATGGTAA
- the atpG gene encoding F0F1 ATP synthase subunit gamma: protein MANTKEIRTKISSVKSTQKITSAMEMVAASKMRKVQDNMEKARPYAESMRRVISHVASGTLEYSHPYLEEREAKRVAYIIISSDRGLCGGLNTNLFKQVLNEIADWRDKGVDVETTLVGSKAIGFFHSATKVVAQASGLGDEPKVEDLLGTVNAMLESYNEGQIDRLYIVYNEFVNTMVQKPTVKQLLPYPKDEQDSKSGNARWDYIYEQDPRVILDDLVHRYIESQVYQGTVENIACEQASRMVAMKAATDNAGKLIEDLQLVYNKARQAAITQELSEIVSGAQAV, encoded by the coding sequence ATGGCCAATACAAAAGAAATTCGCACTAAAATCTCGAGTGTAAAAAGCACTCAGAAGATCACTAGTGCAATGGAAATGGTGGCAGCCAGTAAAATGCGTAAGGTACAGGACAATATGGAAAAAGCCCGTCCTTACGCTGAAAGCATGCGCAGAGTGATTAGCCATGTTGCATCAGGCACACTCGAGTATAGCCACCCATATTTAGAAGAGCGTGAAGCCAAACGTGTGGCTTACATTATCATCTCTTCTGATAGAGGTTTGTGCGGCGGATTGAATACAAACCTGTTTAAGCAAGTGCTGAATGAAATTGCCGACTGGCGTGACAAAGGTGTAGATGTTGAAACTACACTTGTTGGTTCGAAAGCGATCGGCTTTTTCCATAGTGCAACCAAAGTGGTCGCGCAAGCATCTGGATTGGGTGATGAACCAAAGGTTGAAGACCTACTTGGTACAGTAAACGCAATGTTGGAATCGTATAACGAAGGTCAGATTGATCGTCTTTATATCGTTTACAATGAGTTTGTGAATACCATGGTACAAAAACCTACGGTTAAGCAACTGCTGCCTTATCCAAAAGATGAACAAGACTCAAAGTCAGGAAATGCTCGTTGGGACTATATCTATGAACAAGATCCTCGAGTAATTCTAGATGACTTAGTTCATCGCTATATTGAGTCTCAAGTGTATCAAGGTACAGTTGAGAACATCGCTTGTGAACAAGCATCTAGAATGGTTGCAATGAAAGCTGCGACAGATAACGCTGGTAAGTTGATCGAAGATCTACAACTTGTCTACAACAAAGCAAGACAAGCAGCAATCACTCAAGAATTGAGTGAAATCGTGTCGGGTGCGCAAGCGGTTTAA
- the atpD gene encoding F0F1 ATP synthase subunit beta produces the protein MSIGKIVKVIGAVVDVEFEHNSGPRVYDALRLVGEESTSLVLEVQQQLGGGVVRAIVMGSSDGLRRGMKVENTGAPISVPVGTKTLGRIMNVLGEAIDECGEIGAEEHYAIHREAPSYEEQSNETSLLETGVKVIDLVCPFAKGGKIGLFGGAGVGKTVNMMELINNIALQHSGLSVFAGVGERTREGNDFYYEMQEAGVVNVEKPEESKVAMVYGQMNEPPGNRLRVALTGLTMAEKFRDEGRDVLLFIDNIYRYTLAGTEVSALLGRMPSAVGYQPTLAEEMGVLQERITSTRQGSITSVQAVYVPADDLTDPSPATTFAHLDATVVLNRNIAAMGLYPAIDPLDSTSRQLDPLVVGQEHYDIARGVQQTLQRYKELKDIIAILGMDELSEDDKQVVSRARKIERFLTQPYHVAEVFTGDPGVYVPLKETLRGFKGLLAGDYDDIPEQSFMYCGSIDEVLENAKKA, from the coding sequence ATGAGTATCGGTAAGATAGTAAAAGTCATCGGCGCTGTCGTTGACGTAGAATTTGAACACAACAGTGGCCCGCGCGTATACGACGCACTACGCCTTGTTGGTGAAGAGAGCACTTCACTTGTTCTTGAAGTTCAACAACAACTTGGCGGTGGCGTTGTTCGTGCCATCGTTATGGGTAGCTCTGACGGTTTACGTCGTGGCATGAAAGTAGAGAACACTGGTGCGCCAATCTCTGTGCCTGTAGGTACTAAGACTCTTGGTCGTATCATGAACGTTCTTGGTGAAGCGATTGACGAATGTGGTGAAATCGGTGCAGAAGAGCACTACGCAATTCACCGCGAAGCGCCAAGCTACGAAGAGCAATCGAACGAAACTTCGCTACTTGAAACTGGCGTTAAAGTTATCGACTTGGTTTGTCCATTCGCGAAGGGTGGTAAAATCGGTCTGTTCGGTGGTGCAGGTGTAGGTAAGACCGTTAACATGATGGAGCTTATCAACAACATCGCACTTCAGCACTCTGGTCTATCAGTATTTGCTGGTGTTGGTGAGCGTACTCGTGAAGGTAACGATTTCTACTACGAGATGCAGGAAGCGGGCGTTGTAAACGTCGAGAAGCCTGAAGAATCAAAAGTAGCAATGGTTTACGGTCAGATGAACGAGCCACCAGGAAACCGTCTACGTGTTGCACTGACTGGCCTAACTATGGCTGAGAAGTTCCGTGATGAAGGTCGTGATGTACTATTGTTCATCGATAACATCTACCGTTACACACTTGCGGGTACTGAGGTATCAGCACTTCTAGGTCGTATGCCATCTGCGGTAGGTTACCAGCCAACTCTTGCAGAAGAGATGGGTGTACTTCAGGAGCGTATCACGTCGACTCGTCAAGGTTCTATCACGTCTGTACAGGCGGTATACGTACCAGCGGATGACTTGACTGACCCGTCTCCAGCAACAACGTTTGCTCACTTGGATGCAACAGTTGTACTTAACCGTAACATCGCAGCAATGGGCCTATACCCAGCGATTGACCCGTTAGATTCAACATCTCGTCAGCTTGATCCACTAGTCGTTGGTCAAGAGCACTACGACATTGCTCGTGGCGTACAGCAGACACTGCAACGTTATAAAGAGCTAAAAGATATCATTGCTATCCTAGGTATGGACGAGCTATCTGAAGATGATAAGCAAGTTGTATCTCGTGCACGTAAGATTGAGCGTTTCCTAACTCAGCCTTACCACGTAGCAGAAGTCTTTACTGGTGACCCAGGCGTATACGTACCTCTAAAAGAAACACTACGTGGCTTTAAAGGTCTGCTAGCGGGTGATTACGATGATATCCCTGAGCAATCTTTCATGTACTGTGGTTCAATTGACGAAGTACTAGAAAACGCGAAAAAAGCTTAA
- a CDS encoding F0F1 ATP synthase subunit epsilon, which yields MAIGVSENTFDLQIVSAEGVIFSGPAHALAISGADGELGIRPGHSPLISKIKPGVASFVADLKQPEEVLYVSGGLVEVQPEVVTVMADTVLHGEEIDKARAESARQMALENINRHDGDINFAQAQLELAKALAQLRVVELTSQRRR from the coding sequence ATGGCTATAGGTGTAAGTGAGAACACATTTGACCTTCAAATAGTCAGTGCAGAAGGGGTGATTTTCTCTGGTCCCGCCCACGCTTTGGCAATTTCTGGTGCGGACGGTGAATTGGGTATTCGTCCTGGTCACTCGCCATTGATCAGTAAGATCAAACCAGGTGTTGCTAGCTTTGTCGCTGACTTAAAGCAACCAGAAGAAGTACTTTACGTCTCTGGTGGCTTAGTTGAAGTTCAGCCTGAAGTTGTCACTGTAATGGCTGATACGGTATTGCATGGTGAAGAGATTGATAAAGCAAGGGCAGAGTCTGCACGTCAGATGGCTCTTGAAAACATCAACCGTCACGATGGTGATATCAACTTCGCTCAAGCACAACTAGAGCTTGCAAAAGCGCTTGCGCAGTTGCGAGTTGTTGAGCTGACAAGCCAGCGCAGAAGATAA
- the cobO gene encoding cob(I)yrinic acid a,c-diamide adenosyltransferase, which yields MSTQESKDSRYKARQQKVKQQVDEKIEAAQEEKGLLLVITGNGKGKSTSGFGTIARAVGHEKKCAVAQFIKGTWENGEKNLLEKLGVEFSVMATGFTWETQNKQTDTEAAQAVWKKCQNWLQDDSIDVILLDELTYMVTYGYIELDEVVDALSKRPEMQSVLITGRAAHRQLIDMADTVSEVKNVKHAFESGVKALKGVDW from the coding sequence ATGTCTACACAAGAAAGTAAAGATTCTCGCTACAAAGCTCGCCAACAAAAAGTAAAACAGCAAGTCGATGAAAAGATCGAAGCCGCTCAAGAAGAAAAAGGCTTGCTGCTCGTCATTACTGGAAATGGGAAAGGTAAATCAACATCAGGGTTTGGCACTATTGCTCGTGCTGTCGGTCATGAGAAAAAGTGTGCCGTGGCACAATTTATCAAAGGCACTTGGGAAAACGGAGAAAAAAACTTACTAGAAAAGCTAGGTGTTGAGTTTAGTGTAATGGCTACGGGCTTCACTTGGGAAACGCAAAACAAGCAAACGGACACCGAAGCTGCTCAAGCAGTTTGGAAGAAGTGTCAAAACTGGCTCCAAGACGACTCTATCGATGTCATATTACTCGACGAGCTCACCTATATGGTGACATACGGCTATATAGAGCTTGATGAAGTGGTTGATGCTTTATCAAAGCGGCCTGAAATGCAGTCTGTACTCATTACTGGGCGAGCAGCGCACAGGCAACTTATAGACATGGCAGATACGGTTTCAGAAGTGAAGAATGTTAAGCACGCGTTTGAATCAGGCGTGAAAGCTTTGAAAGGTGTTGACTGGTAA
- a CDS encoding low molecular weight protein-tyrosine-phosphatase translates to MKKILVVCMGNICRSPTGEAVLKAKAAELNIDVEVESAGTIGYHQGNPPDQRARVAAESRGYSFAGMTARQVTADDFEYFDLILAADENNLSDLMRECPSQHQDKLALFLSFGDSDYQEIPDPYYGGGDGFELVLDLIENASENVLKSLS, encoded by the coding sequence ATGAAAAAAATATTGGTCGTTTGTATGGGAAACATTTGCCGCTCGCCGACGGGAGAAGCGGTATTGAAAGCAAAGGCTGCTGAGCTGAATATTGATGTCGAAGTGGAGTCTGCTGGAACGATTGGCTACCACCAAGGTAACCCTCCAGATCAAAGGGCGAGAGTTGCTGCAGAAAGTCGAGGCTACTCGTTTGCAGGGATGACTGCTCGTCAGGTCACAGCAGATGATTTTGAGTATTTTGATTTGATTCTTGCCGCTGATGAAAATAATTTGTCTGATCTTATGCGAGAGTGTCCTAGCCAGCACCAAGATAAATTGGCGCTTTTCTTGAGCTTTGGTGACAGTGATTATCAAGAGATACCCGATCCTTACTACGGCGGAGGTGACGGATTTGAATTAGTGCTCGATCTTATCGAAAACGCCTCAGAGAATGTCCTCAAGTCTTTGAGTTAA
- a CDS encoding SDR family oxidoreductase, with amino-acid sequence MNIQSAIVVITSAGSTLGETLAAHFCELGAKVILCDQQQTRLTNTYELCLKISRDVHQFHISDYSKDSINQLFDFVSTTYGSSPDVLVNNWSGNQLPKLIDDSSDDLFSTAVSVMASTLFNFGQATAERMRTDNKKGVIVNVASLEDCQDLSGFENVTSMIAGFTQSWAKELTPFNIRVGGVVPALHPTSSGRQFHWAQVQDELIRNTEYIVSNEYFSGRVMSAEM; translated from the coding sequence ATGAATATACAAAGCGCAATTGTCGTCATTACTTCTGCTGGCTCTACGCTAGGAGAAACATTAGCCGCCCATTTTTGTGAATTGGGTGCTAAGGTCATTCTGTGTGATCAACAACAAACTAGGCTAACTAACACCTACGAGCTTTGTCTCAAGATCTCTAGGGACGTTCATCAGTTCCATATTTCAGATTACTCGAAAGACTCAATCAACCAACTGTTCGACTTTGTAAGTACTACCTATGGCAGCTCGCCAGACGTGTTAGTCAACAATTGGTCTGGAAACCAACTACCAAAACTCATTGATGACTCATCAGACGATTTATTTAGCACAGCTGTCTCCGTTATGGCTTCTACGTTATTCAATTTTGGTCAAGCAACCGCTGAAAGAATGCGCACCGACAATAAGAAAGGTGTGATTGTAAACGTTGCATCATTGGAAGACTGCCAAGACCTTTCTGGATTTGAAAATGTTACCTCGATGATTGCAGGTTTTACTCAGAGCTGGGCAAAAGAGTTAACACCATTCAACATTCGTGTTGGTGGTGTTGTACCTGCACTACACCCGACATCGAGTGGAAGACAATTTCACTGGGCTCAAGTGCAAGATGAGCTAATACGTAATACAGAGTATATTGTTTCGAATGAATACTTTAGTGGAAGAGTGATGTCGGCAGAAATGTAG
- a CDS encoding VC2046/SO_2500 family protein translates to MQIHTLDKAEIVSELTVGTNINQAIQSGRRADFSLLLSMFSDDVRDNTPVEQVSEQEQTDLTLRKKFSLSAPQKLTSDENSYAFSATQAEAFHQGGLPSTKLNHYLHSEPLVYQLEDTGNLSEEVYHNLSGHERRRLKEGNKEDLLPFDLYEQLLVSCRKDQLSIRT, encoded by the coding sequence ATGCAAATTCATACCTTAGACAAAGCAGAAATTGTTAGTGAACTGACTGTTGGTACTAATATCAACCAAGCTATTCAATCTGGCCGCCGTGCTGATTTTTCGCTGCTTCTATCTATGTTTTCTGATGATGTAAGAGACAATACTCCCGTTGAGCAAGTCAGCGAACAAGAGCAAACAGACTTAACCTTACGCAAAAAGTTCTCACTCTCTGCACCACAAAAGTTAACCTCGGATGAAAACTCATATGCCTTCTCAGCTACGCAGGCAGAAGCTTTTCACCAAGGTGGTCTACCCAGCACAAAATTGAACCACTACCTTCACTCCGAACCATTGGTATATCAGCTAGAAGATACTGGTAACCTTTCTGAAGAGGTGTACCACAATCTGTCCGGTCATGAACGAAGAAGGCTTAAAGAGGGGAATAAAGAGGATCTACTACCCTTTGACCTCTATGAACAACTGCTTGTTTCCTGTCGCAAAGATCAATTGTCAATTCGTACTTAA